A single genomic interval of Brevibacillus brevis harbors:
- a CDS encoding dihydrofolate reductase family protein: protein MGKIIANVSSTLNGIYTGPTGEEDNMVSWALPGIIDATDDGLALFQRVDAILMGRVTYEGFSSYWPFQEGDWADAINKTQKFVATNNSELTEVHWGDYGNTITLLHSDVMTKIKELKTQIKGDIIVPASAGLVQGLIHADLLDELRMIIHPVLLGSGKHYFDNIHTRHDMKLIETKLYGKSGSIQLRYEIGKAQAE from the coding sequence ATGGGGAAAATAATTGCAAATGTAAGCAGTACATTAAATGGTATCTATACTGGGCCGACAGGAGAAGAAGATAATATGGTAAGCTGGGCATTGCCTGGAATCATCGACGCCACAGATGACGGTCTTGCGTTATTCCAGAGGGTTGACGCCATCTTGATGGGGCGAGTCACCTATGAAGGCTTTTCAAGCTATTGGCCGTTCCAAGAGGGAGATTGGGCTGATGCGATAAATAAGACTCAAAAGTTTGTAGCAACCAATAATAGTGAGCTTACGGAAGTTCATTGGGGTGACTACGGCAATACGATTACACTCCTTCATTCTGATGTCATGACCAAAATAAAAGAGCTTAAAACACAAATCAAGGGTGATATCATTGTTCCTGCTAGCGCGGGCCTTGTTCAAGGTTTGATCCATGCTGATTTACTTGATGAACTCCGAATGATTATTCATCCGGTGTTATTGGGCAGCGGCAAACATTACTTTGACAACATTCATACACGTCACGACATGAAGTTGATAGAAACGAAGCTTTACGGAAAAAGTGGTTCCATACAACTACGATATGAGATCGGAAAGGCACAAGCAGAATAA
- a CDS encoding (Fe-S)-binding protein gives MLSFLNFVAFLAITGYATYLFVQIVYSRIAFIKLGKKANLKKDAAIRIQEFLTQVFGQTKLLKDPKSGVMHIIMFYGFIILQFGAIELIIKGFVKGFEYPMGEAHKYFSLSQEITTFLVLLAVGYAYYRRYIEKVKRLKRGFKSGLVIIFLTTLMLSIFFTLAFEHLWLGDSGGAHAPISSLIASLFAGIPPEIAGALFYLFWWVHLLTLLAFMVYVPQSKHAHVLFAPVNIMLRDTKPVGKLTSIDFEDEKQETYGVGKIEDFRQNQLIDLYACVECGRCTNMCPASGTGKTLSPMDLIVKMRDHLTEKGSAITSRTAWMPSFAFAQARGNHPMYDEVAVTAVQAPTLIGDVITEEELWACTTCRNCEDQCPVANEHVEKIIDMRRYLVLTEGSMPHEASRYFQNIERQSNPWGINRKERLKWREGREDIQVPTVSEVEEFEYLFFVGSMGSFDLRSQKIAQAFVKIMNTAGISFAVLGNEERNSGDTARRMGNEFLFQQLCQENIANFQAYGVKKIVTICPHTYNTFKHEYQEFGLEAEVYHHTELIWKWMQEGRIKPTKEVDESIAYHDSCYIGRYNDIYDIPRQILTHIPGVQMLEMARNKQDALCCGAGGGMMWMEETQGKRVNIERTEQALRLNPTTIGSNCPYCLTMMSDGTKAKEMEHLVKTLDIAEIVEKAI, from the coding sequence ATGTTATCCTTCCTAAACTTTGTAGCATTTCTCGCCATAACAGGGTATGCCACATATTTATTCGTACAAATCGTGTACAGCCGAATCGCCTTTATCAAGCTCGGCAAAAAAGCAAACCTGAAGAAGGATGCCGCGATACGCATCCAAGAATTTCTCACGCAAGTATTTGGCCAAACAAAGCTCTTGAAAGATCCGAAAAGCGGTGTCATGCATATCATCATGTTTTACGGCTTTATCATTCTTCAGTTTGGGGCGATTGAACTCATTATCAAAGGGTTCGTCAAAGGCTTTGAATACCCGATGGGAGAGGCTCACAAGTATTTCAGTCTCAGTCAGGAGATTACGACTTTTCTCGTGCTGCTCGCAGTTGGTTATGCCTACTATCGTCGCTATATTGAGAAAGTAAAGCGTTTGAAACGAGGGTTTAAATCAGGGCTTGTGATTATCTTTTTAACAACACTGATGCTATCGATTTTCTTTACTTTAGCCTTTGAGCACCTATGGCTGGGAGATTCAGGTGGGGCGCATGCTCCCATCTCATCGTTGATCGCTAGCTTGTTCGCTGGGATACCCCCTGAGATAGCTGGTGCACTGTTCTATCTGTTTTGGTGGGTTCATCTACTTACGCTCCTTGCGTTTATGGTCTATGTCCCGCAATCCAAGCACGCGCATGTACTATTCGCGCCTGTAAATATCATGTTGCGCGATACCAAACCTGTCGGGAAGCTCACATCCATTGATTTTGAGGATGAAAAGCAAGAGACTTATGGCGTCGGAAAGATCGAGGATTTCCGGCAAAATCAGTTGATTGACCTGTACGCCTGCGTGGAATGCGGTAGATGTACCAATATGTGTCCTGCATCCGGTACAGGCAAAACGCTATCGCCAATGGATCTGATTGTGAAAATGCGCGATCATCTGACGGAAAAAGGCTCAGCGATTACATCACGTACGGCATGGATGCCTTCCTTTGCGTTTGCGCAGGCAAGAGGGAACCATCCAATGTATGATGAAGTGGCTGTTACCGCAGTACAAGCTCCTACGCTGATCGGAGACGTCATTACGGAAGAAGAGCTATGGGCTTGTACAACGTGCAGAAATTGCGAGGATCAATGTCCAGTAGCGAATGAGCATGTGGAAAAAATTATCGATATGCGCCGTTATCTCGTGTTAACGGAAGGCAGTATGCCGCATGAAGCATCTCGCTATTTCCAAAATATCGAACGACAGAGCAATCCGTGGGGGATTAACCGAAAAGAGCGGTTGAAGTGGCGAGAGGGGCGCGAAGACATCCAAGTGCCTACCGTGAGTGAGGTAGAGGAGTTCGAATATTTGTTCTTTGTCGGCTCCATGGGATCGTTTGATCTTCGTAGCCAAAAGATCGCGCAGGCTTTCGTCAAAATTATGAATACGGCGGGTATTTCTTTTGCTGTTCTGGGCAATGAGGAGCGTAATTCCGGGGATACAGCTCGTCGCATGGGGAACGAGTTTTTATTCCAGCAGCTCTGCCAGGAAAACATCGCGAACTTCCAAGCTTATGGCGTCAAGAAGATCGTCACGATTTGCCCGCATACGTACAATACGTTTAAGCATGAATATCAAGAATTCGGGTTGGAGGCAGAAGTCTATCATCATACAGAATTGATCTGGAAGTGGATGCAGGAAGGACGGATCAAGCCGACGAAGGAAGTCGACGAATCCATTGCTTATCACGACTCCTGTTACATCGGGCGGTATAACGATATTTACGATATCCCGCGGCAAATCCTTACCCACATTCCAGGTGTTCAAATGCTGGAGATGGCGCGCAACAAACAAGATGCGCTGTGCTGCGGGGCAGGCGGTGGGATGATGTGGATGGAAGAAACACAAGGAAAACGTGTAAATATTGAGCGTACGGAGCAGGCACTCCGTCTAAATCCAACGACAATCGGCAGCAACTGTCCATACTGTCTGACCATGATGAGTGACGGGACAAAGGCAAAAGAGATGGAGCACCTCGTCAAAACGCTGGACATTGCAGAAATCGTGGAGAAAGCGATCTAA
- a CDS encoding sigma-54 interaction domain-containing protein: MNEFILLAGSKDTRIALVNQLQEIMDGYVRMSSYSVEEELPTTLHNQLVVLSHPLVLEEPKIRACLGTNCKLIIANRIINYENIDRLLYLPVGTKAYYVNDSLETCLESIESLKKLGIDHIHYIPYYPGIPHVEIIDLAVTPGAFELIPDHVQDVVSIGPRLMDISTIHQILDHFQLNGPGDVISQRYLRKIIQLSKRLADANQIATDLNKHLNEVLDGVNDGILTITQDGKITVFNEELGLLLGVSAKRVIGRHIRDVMDHPELIDFLFALSQEEDRWFTFGEVEVIVHRFPLNNDQSLVATFKNARKTIELERSLRSELKKKGFVAKYTFDDMIGESSILTRTKEKAKKLAKTDLTLLIQGESGTGKELFASAIHNASLRDKRPFLAVNFSAISEDLMESELFGYDDGAFTGAKKGGKVGLFEQANGGTIFLDEIGDSSLKLQARLLRVLQEKEIMRIGGSQIIPIDVRIIAATNKNLLHMIEQGTFREDLYHRLRVLFVDLPSLRTRTDDIPLLVRHFIRQSVHPQVTIKPEVIERLTTLPWFGNVRELKNTIDYMLAVCDEDIIQIKDMPWENSFLKSDHSHTEAPVIPDEEDELLLILRSIQTIAERGERPNRRRITEMSKDWAKPLSEQQIRSRLDVLESRGYIVKSRGPFGTRLTDAGLRVLK; the protein is encoded by the coding sequence ATGAACGAATTCATTTTACTAGCTGGCAGCAAAGACACCCGAATCGCGCTTGTCAATCAACTTCAGGAGATTATGGACGGGTATGTGCGGATGAGTAGTTATTCCGTCGAGGAGGAACTTCCAACAACCCTTCATAATCAATTGGTCGTCCTCTCCCACCCGCTCGTATTAGAAGAGCCAAAAATAAGAGCATGCCTTGGAACAAATTGCAAACTCATCATCGCCAATAGGATCATCAATTACGAAAACATCGACAGGCTCTTATACTTACCAGTTGGAACCAAAGCTTATTACGTCAATGACTCCTTAGAAACATGTTTGGAGTCCATTGAATCACTGAAAAAGCTGGGGATTGACCACATTCATTACATACCGTATTATCCCGGCATTCCGCACGTAGAAATAATTGATCTCGCAGTGACACCAGGGGCGTTCGAGCTAATCCCTGACCATGTTCAAGATGTAGTGAGTATCGGTCCCCGCCTGATGGACATCTCGACGATTCATCAAATACTCGACCATTTCCAACTGAACGGGCCAGGAGACGTGATCTCTCAGCGCTATTTGCGTAAAATCATTCAATTGAGCAAGCGGCTGGCTGATGCCAACCAGATAGCCACAGATTTGAATAAGCATTTGAATGAGGTGCTGGATGGCGTAAACGACGGGATCTTGACAATTACGCAAGATGGCAAGATCACGGTCTTCAATGAGGAGCTCGGCCTTCTGCTCGGTGTCTCTGCCAAGCGTGTTATTGGCAGACATATTCGTGATGTCATGGATCATCCTGAGCTCATCGACTTTTTATTTGCCCTCTCACAGGAAGAGGATCGCTGGTTTACGTTCGGTGAGGTTGAAGTCATTGTTCACCGCTTCCCTTTAAACAATGACCAATCACTCGTCGCTACGTTCAAGAATGCGAGAAAGACAATCGAGTTGGAAAGATCGCTGCGCTCCGAATTGAAAAAGAAAGGCTTTGTGGCCAAATACACATTTGACGATATGATTGGGGAAAGCTCAATCCTCACGCGCACAAAGGAAAAGGCAAAAAAACTGGCAAAAACAGACCTCACCCTCCTGATCCAAGGAGAGAGCGGCACGGGCAAGGAACTTTTTGCGAGTGCCATCCACAACGCATCGCTGCGGGATAAGAGGCCGTTTCTCGCTGTCAATTTCAGCGCCATTTCTGAGGATTTGATGGAAAGCGAGCTGTTCGGCTATGATGACGGTGCATTCACAGGGGCTAAAAAAGGTGGAAAAGTTGGCTTGTTCGAGCAAGCAAACGGCGGCACGATCTTTTTGGACGAAATCGGTGACAGTAGCCTGAAGCTACAGGCACGACTTCTGCGGGTCCTGCAGGAAAAAGAGATTATGCGCATCGGGGGAAGCCAAATCATTCCAATCGATGTTCGGATCATTGCTGCCACTAACAAAAATTTGCTGCATATGATCGAACAAGGAACTTTTCGGGAAGATTTGTATCATCGGCTACGTGTTCTCTTTGTCGATCTCCCCTCCCTGCGAACTCGAACCGATGACATCCCGCTGCTCGTTCGGCATTTTATCCGACAAAGCGTACACCCACAAGTGACTATCAAGCCGGAAGTCATCGAGAGGCTCACTACCCTACCGTGGTTTGGAAATGTGCGGGAGTTAAAGAACACCATCGATTACATGCTGGCTGTCTGTGACGAGGATATCATCCAAATTAAGGACATGCCGTGGGAAAATAGCTTTTTAAAAAGCGATCATTCACATACCGAAGCGCCGGTCATTCCTGATGAAGAAGACGAGCTGCTGCTTATCTTACGGAGTATTCAAACCATCGCTGAACGTGGCGAAAGGCCAAATCGACGGAGAATAACCGAGATGAGCAAGGATTGGGCAAAGCCACTGAGCGAGCAGCAGATTCGCAGCAGATTGGATGTACTTGAATCGCGTGGATATATTGTAAAAAGCCGGGGGCCTTTTGGGACGAGGTTAACCGATGCTGGATTGAGGGTATTGAAATAA
- a CDS encoding DHH family phosphoesterase has product MNHQKIIHFSDKDLDGVSCAILSQIAFSKQEVDSRGVTPYTVNQDVQKFIEEELTPDMYVVITDVSVNDEVATLIQKKIDQGHAFVLIDHHPTALPLASKYEWAKVITEESGKKTSATSLYYDYLVKQGYLIPTSVLSDYVELVRAFDTWDWDATGTVQANQLNILFYMVERDTFVQNVLGRLRGEGAHTDQFVFDEVESILIYTEEKRIDEFEQKKLKQMKLIPVEIDLDEPKTYQVGVVFLEQYHSTTGNFLCKNAEMIDFVAMLDPGKGRISFRTIREDVNLSVIAQHYGGGGHPKASGCSFTGVTLKAFVYPALRTN; this is encoded by the coding sequence ATGAATCATCAAAAAATCATTCACTTCAGTGATAAGGACTTGGATGGCGTATCCTGTGCGATACTGAGTCAAATTGCTTTTTCCAAGCAAGAAGTCGATTCCCGCGGGGTAACTCCTTACACTGTCAATCAAGACGTACAAAAGTTTATCGAAGAAGAACTCACCCCCGATATGTATGTCGTAATTACCGATGTAAGTGTCAATGACGAGGTCGCAACGCTCATTCAGAAAAAGATCGATCAGGGTCATGCGTTTGTCTTGATCGATCATCATCCAACCGCCTTGCCATTGGCCTCCAAGTACGAATGGGCAAAGGTTATTACGGAAGAATCAGGGAAAAAGACTTCGGCAACGAGCCTCTATTATGATTACCTGGTAAAGCAGGGATATCTGATTCCAACTAGCGTTCTCTCTGACTATGTGGAGCTGGTTCGTGCCTTTGATACGTGGGACTGGGATGCAACCGGTACTGTACAAGCCAATCAACTGAACATTTTATTCTATATGGTCGAGCGAGACACGTTTGTTCAAAATGTGCTGGGGCGCTTGCGTGGTGAAGGTGCTCATACAGATCAATTCGTATTTGACGAAGTAGAATCGATCCTCATCTATACAGAAGAAAAACGAATCGATGAATTTGAGCAAAAAAAGCTGAAGCAAATGAAGCTGATTCCGGTTGAAATTGATTTAGACGAGCCAAAAACGTATCAAGTGGGCGTGGTTTTCCTCGAGCAATATCACTCCACGACAGGTAATTTCTTATGTAAAAATGCGGAGATGATTGATTTCGTCGCGATGCTTGATCCTGGAAAAGGTAGAATTAGCTTTCGAACCATTCGAGAAGACGTGAATCTGTCTGTGATTGCCCAGCATTACGGTGGTGGCGGTCATCCAAAGGCTTCTGGATGTTCCTTTACGGGTGTTACGTTAAAGGCTTTCGTATACCCTGCTTTACGAACGAATTAG
- a CDS encoding Lsa family ABC-F type ribosomal protection protein codes for MSLINVNNLTFAYEGSFDNIFENVSFQIDTDWKLGFTGRNGRGKTTFLNLLLGKYEYSGKISAHVSFEYFPFQVENKEYLTIDIVQDIVPDYQLWELMREFSLLKVSEDVLYRPFESLSNGEQTKVMLAALFLKENSFLLIDEPTNHLDMHARELVSDYLHSKNGYILVSHDRAFLDNCVDHILSINKTNIEVQKGNFSDWWENKQRQDNYELAENEKLKKDIKRLSDAAKRTSNWSDAVEKTKNGTLNSGSKIDKGYVGHKAAKMMKRSKSMEQRQQSAIDEKSKLLKNIENQESLKIAQLAYHKNQLAELEKVSIYYGEKLVCSDVNFTIEQGERIALAGKNGSGKSSILKLICGENIQHTGTFRKGSQLKISYVSQDTSHLKGNLTDFARDNGIEESLFKSILRKLDFSRVQFEKDISAFSGGQKKKVLIAKSLCEKAHLHIWDEPLNFIDVISRMQIEELLLEHSPTILFVEHDREFCNNIATKIVELY; via the coding sequence ATGTCATTAATCAATGTAAATAACTTAACGTTTGCCTATGAAGGCAGTTTCGATAATATTTTTGAAAACGTGAGCTTCCAAATCGATACGGATTGGAAATTGGGCTTTACGGGAAGAAACGGGAGGGGGAAGACGACCTTTCTCAACCTGTTGCTTGGTAAATATGAATACAGCGGAAAGATTAGTGCTCATGTCAGCTTTGAATACTTTCCTTTCCAAGTCGAGAACAAAGAATATCTGACCATTGATATCGTTCAAGACATTGTCCCGGATTATCAGCTATGGGAATTAATGCGCGAGTTCTCCCTCTTAAAGGTTTCAGAGGATGTTCTGTATCGTCCCTTTGAATCTTTGTCTAACGGGGAGCAAACGAAAGTAATGTTAGCCGCCTTGTTTCTAAAGGAAAACAGTTTTTTGTTAATTGATGAGCCAACCAATCACCTCGATATGCATGCAAGGGAGCTCGTCAGTGATTATCTCCATTCCAAAAACGGTTATATTTTGGTGTCTCACGACCGAGCATTTCTAGACAATTGTGTCGATCACATCTTGTCCATCAACAAGACGAACATCGAGGTGCAAAAAGGGAATTTCTCTGATTGGTGGGAAAATAAACAGAGACAGGATAACTATGAACTCGCTGAGAATGAGAAGCTCAAAAAAGACATTAAACGCTTGTCGGACGCAGCCAAACGTACAAGCAACTGGTCGGACGCTGTGGAAAAGACGAAAAATGGAACATTGAATTCCGGTTCCAAAATAGACAAAGGGTATGTTGGCCACAAGGCTGCGAAAATGATGAAGCGCTCCAAATCGATGGAGCAAAGGCAGCAATCCGCCATTGATGAAAAGTCGAAGCTGCTGAAAAACATTGAAAACCAGGAGAGCTTAAAGATTGCACAGCTTGCTTATCATAAAAATCAACTGGCCGAACTGGAGAAGGTCTCGATTTATTACGGAGAGAAGCTAGTTTGTTCAGATGTCAACTTTACGATTGAGCAGGGAGAGCGTATAGCGCTGGCAGGTAAGAACGGTTCAGGAAAATCCAGCATTCTCAAGCTCATTTGTGGGGAGAACATCCAACATACGGGGACCTTCCGAAAGGGGAGTCAATTGAAAATCTCGTATGTTTCTCAAGACACTTCCCATCTAAAGGGCAATCTCACTGACTTTGCGCGAGACAACGGGATCGAAGAGAGCTTGTTCAAATCAATTCTGCGCAAGCTGGACTTTTCCCGCGTGCAATTTGAGAAGGATATCTCCGCTTTTAGTGGCGGACAGAAGAAGAAAGTACTCATTGCGAAAAGTCTTTGCGAGAAAGCACATCTTCATATTTGGGATGAGCCGCTAAACTTTATTGACGTCATTTCTCGCATGCAAATTGAAGAGCTGCTCCTGGAACACTCGCCAACAATTCTTTTTGTGGAGCATGACAGGGAATTTTGCAATAACATCGCTACAAAGATCGTTGAACTATACTAG
- a CDS encoding VOC family protein — protein sequence MTFHQSPHTFVRQVNLKVQNLDRSLAYYQEVIGFKILNQSATKAELTADGKTVLLSIEQLHDALPKQNHSTGLYHFALLLPKRSDLASVVRHFSALNLRIGSSDHLVSEALYLSDPDGNGIEIYVDRDPDQWSWHEGTVDMATDPLNFTDLLSNGEQTAWKGLPAGTIMGHIHLHVSRLNEAEHFYTKGLGFEVVNRYGAQALFISTGKYHHHIGLNTWAGVGAPPPHPKSPGLESFILVLPNERARNQVITQLREIGASVQEESGHFVTEDPSGNLIQLHI from the coding sequence ATGACTTTTCATCAAAGTCCCCATACGTTTGTCCGACAGGTCAATCTCAAGGTACAGAACCTGGATCGCTCCCTGGCTTATTATCAGGAAGTAATCGGATTTAAAATCTTGAACCAATCTGCCACAAAGGCGGAGCTGACTGCTGACGGCAAAACAGTGCTGCTATCCATCGAACAACTTCATGACGCATTACCGAAACAAAATCATTCGACAGGTTTGTATCATTTCGCGCTTCTACTGCCAAAACGCTCTGATTTGGCTAGCGTTGTGCGACACTTCTCTGCGTTGAATTTGCGTATCGGGTCTTCGGATCATCTCGTTAGTGAAGCGCTATACTTATCGGACCCGGATGGAAATGGGATTGAAATTTATGTCGATCGTGATCCTGATCAATGGAGCTGGCATGAAGGTACCGTAGACATGGCAACAGATCCATTGAATTTTACAGATTTGTTGTCAAATGGGGAACAAACCGCGTGGAAGGGTCTGCCTGCTGGTACCATCATGGGACATATTCATCTGCATGTATCGAGGTTGAATGAAGCTGAACATTTTTATACCAAAGGACTTGGCTTTGAAGTAGTGAACCGATATGGAGCACAAGCACTGTTCATCTCCACTGGAAAGTACCATCATCATATCGGGTTGAATACATGGGCGGGTGTCGGCGCTCCACCGCCACATCCGAAGAGTCCGGGGCTCGAATCGTTTATCCTGGTGCTTCCGAATGAAAGAGCGAGAAATCAAGTAATCACTCAGTTAAGAGAGATCGGTGCAAGTGTTCAGGAGGAGAGCGGTCATTTTGTTACGGAGGATCCTTCTGGCAATCTGATTCAACTGCACATATAA